Proteins found in one Allorhizobium pseudoryzae genomic segment:
- a CDS encoding efflux RND transporter periplasmic adaptor subunit, whose protein sequence is MPMITRQTTLVTLIAAIALSGGVALPVAAQDQKAAAPAQAEPARLPAIVVTRVVARPLVDSVVASGTVRPVQEIFVQPLVDGLSIKVLHADVGDRVKAGDVVAELNSDSLLLQKSQLQANKAKAEAGLAQYRAQVIEAQANADDAVRQRDRAVTLSRNGTVSTSQVEQLTASADAALARLNAARQAVSVGEADIKVVDAQIDDIDLKLERTEVKAPVDGIISVRDAKVGAIASGAGTPLFTMIRNGEIELVADVPESDIRRIKAGMPARVTIAGGRDPLPGKVRLVAPVVDASTRLGSVHIVVDASTGAKAGMYASAQIIIEETTALSLPQSAVTTERGGTIARQVENHVIKQVAVETGIQDKGYVQILSGLAEGDMVVAKAGAFVRDGDRISPVSDEPAAASN, encoded by the coding sequence ATGCCGATGATTACCCGACAGACAACGCTCGTCACCCTTATTGCCGCCATTGCCTTGTCCGGCGGTGTGGCACTCCCCGTCGCCGCCCAGGATCAGAAAGCGGCCGCTCCGGCGCAGGCCGAGCCGGCCCGCCTTCCCGCCATTGTGGTTACCCGGGTCGTCGCGCGCCCGCTGGTCGATAGCGTCGTGGCCAGCGGCACGGTTCGACCGGTCCAGGAAATCTTCGTGCAGCCGCTCGTCGATGGCCTGTCGATCAAGGTGCTGCATGCCGATGTCGGTGACCGGGTCAAGGCAGGCGACGTGGTGGCCGAGCTCAACAGCGACAGCCTCCTGCTGCAAAAGAGCCAGTTGCAGGCCAATAAGGCAAAGGCCGAGGCAGGTCTTGCGCAATACCGCGCCCAGGTGATCGAAGCTCAGGCCAATGCCGATGATGCCGTGCGCCAGCGCGACCGCGCCGTGACGCTCAGCCGCAACGGCACGGTCTCGACCTCCCAGGTCGAACAGTTGACCGCCTCCGCCGATGCCGCCCTTGCAAGGCTGAATGCCGCCAGACAGGCCGTCAGTGTCGGCGAGGCTGACATCAAGGTCGTGGATGCACAGATCGATGACATCGATCTGAAGCTCGAACGTACCGAGGTCAAGGCCCCGGTCGATGGGATCATATCGGTCCGGGATGCCAAGGTCGGCGCGATTGCCAGCGGCGCCGGCACGCCCCTCTTCACCATGATCCGCAATGGCGAGATCGAACTGGTGGCGGATGTGCCGGAAAGCGATATTCGCCGCATCAAGGCCGGCATGCCGGCCAGGGTGACGATTGCCGGCGGGCGCGACCCGTTGCCGGGCAAGGTGCGCCTGGTGGCGCCGGTGGTGGATGCATCCACGCGGCTTGGTTCGGTGCACATCGTCGTCGACGCGAGCACCGGGGCGAAAGCGGGCATGTATGCCAGCGCCCAGATCATTATCGAGGAAACCACAGCACTCTCCCTGCCGCAATCGGCGGTGACGACCGAGCGCGGCGGCACCATTGCCCGGCAGGTCGAGAACCATGTCATCAAGCAGGTTGCGGTCGAAACCGGCATCCAGGACAAGGGCTATGTGCAGATCCTGAGCGGTCTCGCAGAGGGTGATATGGTGGTGGCCAAGGCCGGCGCCTTCGTACGTGACGGCGACCGCATTTCGCCGGTATCGGACGAACCGGCCGCTGCATCGAACTGA
- a CDS encoding ABC transporter substrate-binding protein yields MKTKLASLMLAAAISLTAMSAAAADKVTLQLKWVTQAQFAGYYVAKEKGFYTEEGLDVDIKPGGPDIAPPQVLAGGGADVIVDWMPSALATREKGVALVNIAQPFKKSGMMLTCLKETGITKPADFKGKTLGVWFFGNEYPFLSWMATLGIKTDGSADGVKVLKQGFNVDPLLQKQAACISTMTYNEYWQVIDAGIKPDQLVTFKYEDEGVATLEDGLYVLEDKLKDPAFKEKMVKFVRASMKGWKYAEKNPDEAAGIVLDNDASGAQTEKHQKRMMGEIAKLTAGSNGALDKADYDRTVKTLLGGGSDPVITKEPTGAYTLDITAAALK; encoded by the coding sequence ATGAAAACGAAACTTGCATCGCTGATGCTGGCCGCCGCCATCTCCTTGACGGCCATGTCTGCGGCTGCCGCCGACAAGGTGACCCTGCAGTTGAAATGGGTGACCCAGGCGCAGTTCGCCGGCTATTACGTCGCCAAGGAGAAGGGCTTCTACACGGAGGAAGGCCTCGACGTCGATATCAAGCCGGGCGGCCCGGACATTGCACCCCCGCAGGTGCTGGCCGGCGGTGGCGCCGACGTCATCGTCGATTGGATGCCGTCTGCGCTCGCCACCCGCGAAAAGGGCGTAGCCCTCGTCAACATTGCCCAGCCGTTCAAGAAGTCGGGCATGATGCTGACCTGCCTCAAGGAAACCGGCATCACCAAGCCCGCCGATTTCAAGGGCAAGACGCTCGGCGTCTGGTTCTTCGGCAACGAATACCCGTTCCTGTCCTGGATGGCGACGCTCGGCATCAAGACCGACGGTTCCGCCGATGGCGTGAAGGTGCTGAAGCAGGGCTTCAACGTCGATCCGCTCCTGCAGAAGCAGGCCGCCTGCATTTCCACCATGACCTATAACGAATACTGGCAGGTGATCGATGCCGGCATCAAGCCGGACCAACTCGTCACGTTCAAGTACGAGGATGAGGGCGTGGCGACGCTGGAAGACGGCCTCTACGTGCTGGAAGACAAGCTGAAGGACCCGGCCTTCAAGGAAAAGATGGTCAAGTTCGTCCGCGCTTCCATGAAGGGCTGGAAATACGCCGAAAAGAACCCGGATGAAGCCGCCGGCATCGTGCTCGACAATGACGCCTCCGGTGCCCAGACCGAAAAGCACCAGAAGCGCATGATGGGCGAGATCGCCAAGCTGACGGCCGGCTCGAACGGCGCGCTCGACAAGGCGGATTACGATCGCACTGTCAAGACGCTGCTGGGTGGCGGCTCCGACCCCGTCATCACCAAGGAGCCGACGGGCGCCTATACGCTGGACATCACGGCGGCAGCGCTGAAGTAA